One Lentimicrobiaceae bacterium genomic window carries:
- a CDS encoding carboxypeptidase-like regulatory domain-containing protein, whose product MTRKLLLFSFLIIAALSAFAQKQQVTGVIKDSITGETIVGANIIIKGTTTGTVSDIDGNFKLELNKGKHVLQVSFVGYNMITREISVSGSPLKLSFLLRATVSLDGIEVTADYAKVRETPVAFTTLLPAKIEERLAGQDIPMLLNKTPGVYATQQGGGDGDARITIRGFSQRNVAVMLDGIPVNDMENGWVYWSNWFGLDAVTRSIQVQRGLGASKLALPSVGGTMNIITKGIDNKRQYSIEQGVDAEGKLTTNLGLTTGRLKNGWGITLAGAYKNGNGWVDQTSVNAWFFYAKIDKMWGNHLTSLTAFGAPQTHKQRNYKRAIADYDTAYAKEHGVNSEDIPVINNQGISYNAHWGYIKRDAEQWNSDFSAREINPNAKKEVLNEMVNTYFKPQFSLRDLWTVNDRLSITNIAYLSLGTGGGVQPRSSLKNTNLITQSDYINNPGVYSEDEIGQINWQSIYNQNTKPTNSGFGLVYPINTLYSDKLYYSNNYLVQNNNNHVWYGLLSTFSYKLNNQFNLSGGVDLRSYTAEHYSEITDLLGGDYAIDKGDKRIDYDANSSSAMKHVGDKVNYYYDGLVNWGGAFGLLEYKVGKISSFVNLTTSVSGYKKIDYFGNKESDWKYKPGFTFKTGANYNINKHSNVFVNMGYLSKTKDYKYYFYGFTANFLPDSISKNEKVKAVELGYSYTSKQFTANLNTYLTVWENKPTNQVRGKYTDPVTGNEGYTYGDIPGMDARHIGVELDFIYKITEKIDFQGLISIGDWIWNKKIDNLQMFFSDNNQPANSFSFDATGIHVGDAAQTQYGASLRYEPVKGLYFEGGATFFDRYYADFNPEECTDESGNPIESWRMPSYGLIDFHAGYRFKIQPLQKLNFTIRLNMLNALDTMYISDAKNNDTYIQNPFSSFDARSASVFMGAGRQLTASLKITFN is encoded by the coding sequence ATGACACGTAAACTACTACTATTCTCATTTTTGATCATTGCTGCACTCTCAGCATTTGCACAAAAACAACAGGTTACCGGAGTTATAAAAGACTCCATTACAGGCGAAACCATTGTTGGCGCCAATATTATCATCAAAGGAACCACTACCGGAACGGTGAGTGATATCGATGGCAACTTTAAGCTGGAACTGAACAAAGGAAAACATGTACTGCAGGTTTCTTTTGTTGGTTACAATATGATTACCAGAGAGATTTCTGTTTCAGGAAGTCCATTAAAACTTTCATTTTTACTTCGGGCTACAGTATCTCTTGATGGCATTGAAGTAACGGCTGATTATGCCAAGGTGCGCGAAACCCCGGTTGCTTTTACTACTTTGCTTCCTGCCAAAATTGAAGAAAGACTTGCAGGACAGGATATTCCTATGCTGCTGAACAAAACGCCTGGTGTTTATGCCACACAACAGGGCGGCGGCGATGGCGATGCCCGTATCACCATCCGGGGTTTCAGCCAGCGAAATGTAGCTGTTATGCTCGACGGAATCCCTGTAAATGATATGGAAAATGGTTGGGTATACTGGTCAAACTGGTTTGGATTAGATGCCGTAACACGCAGCATTCAGGTTCAAAGAGGTTTGGGCGCATCCAAACTTGCCCTCCCTTCAGTTGGTGGAACTATGAATATAATTACCAAAGGGATTGATAACAAACGTCAGTATAGCATTGAACAAGGAGTTGATGCTGAAGGCAAACTCACTACCAATTTGGGGCTAACAACAGGCAGACTAAAAAATGGCTGGGGAATCACGCTTGCAGGAGCTTACAAAAACGGAAATGGCTGGGTTGATCAAACCAGCGTAAATGCCTGGTTTTTTTATGCTAAAATTGATAAAATGTGGGGCAATCACCTTACCAGTCTTACCGCATTTGGTGCCCCCCAAACCCACAAACAACGTAATTACAAACGCGCCATTGCTGATTATGACACAGCCTATGCCAAAGAGCACGGTGTAAATTCAGAAGACATTCCTGTCATCAATAATCAGGGCATTAGTTACAATGCACATTGGGGTTATATAAAACGCGATGCCGAACAATGGAACAGCGACTTTTCTGCCCGCGAAATAAATCCCAATGCCAAAAAAGAGGTTCTGAATGAAATGGTTAATACTTATTTTAAACCTCAATTCAGCCTTCGTGATTTATGGACTGTAAATGACCGGCTTAGTATTACCAACATTGCCTACCTTTCGCTTGGAACCGGCGGAGGTGTGCAACCACGCAGCAGTCTTAAAAATACCAATCTGATTACTCAATCCGATTATATCAATAATCCGGGAGTATACAGCGAAGATGAAATCGGACAAATTAACTGGCAAAGTATCTATAATCAGAATACCAAACCTACTAATTCAGGATTTGGTCTGGTTTACCCAATCAATACACTTTATAGCGACAAGCTCTATTATTCAAACAATTACCTGGTTCAAAACAACAACAACCATGTTTGGTACGGCTTATTGTCGACATTTTCCTACAAGCTGAACAACCAGTTTAATTTATCAGGAGGCGTTGACCTTCGGTCATACACAGCTGAACACTACAGTGAAATTACCGACTTGCTGGGTGGCGATTATGCCATTGACAAAGGCGACAAAAGAATTGACTATGATGCGAACAGCTCTTCAGCCATGAAACATGTGGGCGATAAAGTGAACTACTATTACGATGGCCTTGTAAACTGGGGTGGTGCATTCGGACTCTTGGAATATAAAGTTGGCAAAATAAGTTCATTTGTAAACCTTACAACATCGGTAAGCGGCTACAAAAAGATTGACTACTTCGGCAATAAAGAATCAGACTGGAAATATAAGCCAGGCTTTACTTTCAAGACGGGAGCCAATTATAATATTAATAAACACAGCAATGTTTTTGTTAATATGGGTTACCTTTCAAAAACGAAAGATTATAAGTATTACTTCTACGGATTTACCGCTAATTTCCTGCCCGACTCAATTTCAAAAAATGAAAAAGTTAAAGCTGTTGAATTAGGCTATAGCTATACCAGCAAACAATTTACTGCCAATCTGAATACCTACCTGACGGTATGGGAAAATAAGCCCACCAATCAGGTCAGAGGTAAATATACCGATCCTGTTACGGGAAATGAAGGTTATACCTATGGCGATATCCCCGGAATGGATGCCCGTCATATTGGTGTAGAACTGGATTTTATTTACAAAATCACAGAGAAAATCGATTTCCAGGGTCTTATTTCTATCGGCGACTGGATCTGGAACAAAAAAATTGACAATCTTCAGATGTTCTTTTCCGATAATAACCAGCCTGCCAATAGCTTCAGTTTTGATGCAACCGGCATTCATGTTGGAGATGCTGCCCAAACCCAATACGGTGCCAGCTTAAGATACGAACCGGTTAAAGGTTTGTATTTTGAAGGAGGTGCAACCTTCTTCGACAGGTATTATGCTGATTTCAACCCGGAAGAATGTACTGATGAATCAGGAAATCCGATTGAATCATGGAGAATGCCATCATACGGACTGATTGATTTTCATGCTGGTTATCGTTTTAAAATACAACCTTTGCAGAAACTTAATTTTACAATCAGGCTTAATATGCTGAATGCTCTGGATACTATGTATATTTCTGATGCCAAAAATAATGACACATACATTCAGAATCCTTTCAGCTCATTTGATGCCCGCTCAGCCTCTGTATTTATGGGAGCTGGCCGCCAGCTGACTGCTTCATTAAAAATTACGTTTAATTAA
- a CDS encoding lamin tail domain-containing protein, with protein sequence MKAFLPLVVVFFTAIFATAQTPTDLFFSEYVEGSGNNKALEIYNPTNQTIDLSVYYVLRFSNGSSTFAEGGATRLSGTLAPYQTFVLVNGQTSSTSSSPACSPVLQALADQLDGAYPAPTYMNGNDAMALVKTPNGEAPNADMSNVTSVDLFGQIGLGATISAETGWSYVKDSTLTYTANGVEVTGKVVNYIVQKNATNGTSFGPFWMSWTSDHSLIRKASVVKGVVTNPNPFIVNMEWDTVPAVVDTAGHFVYKDIWTNLGSHVCVAATAGVNDNPSELNLNIYPNPVITDRFTINSSLPVKEVEIFSVIGQRVYAHTYKKGQKQLEVGPLSLEKGMYMVRVTSNDGVTSVKKILAN encoded by the coding sequence ATGAAAGCTTTTTTACCCCTTGTGGTTGTGTTTTTTACAGCCATTTTTGCAACAGCACAAACTCCAACAGACTTGTTTTTCTCAGAATATGTTGAGGGAAGCGGCAATAATAAGGCACTTGAGATTTACAATCCAACCAATCAGACCATTGACCTGAGTGTATATTATGTATTGCGCTTCAGCAATGGAAGTTCAACATTTGCCGAAGGTGGTGCTACCAGGCTCAGCGGCACACTGGCTCCTTATCAGACTTTTGTATTGGTAAACGGTCAAACTTCATCAACCTCCTCATCGCCCGCATGCAGCCCTGTATTACAGGCATTGGCCGATCAGCTCGATGGCGCTTATCCGGCACCAACTTATATGAATGGGAATGATGCGATGGCATTGGTTAAAACACCAAATGGCGAAGCACCCAACGCAGATATGTCGAATGTTACTTCAGTTGACTTGTTCGGACAAATCGGGCTTGGCGCAACAATTTCAGCTGAAACCGGATGGTCATATGTGAAAGATTCAACGCTTACCTATACCGCCAATGGCGTAGAAGTTACTGGTAAAGTTGTTAATTACATCGTTCAGAAAAACGCCACCAATGGCACTTCTTTTGGTCCTTTCTGGATGTCATGGACATCTGATCACTCTCTAATCCGTAAAGCTTCTGTTGTAAAAGGTGTTGTTACAAATCCAAACCCTTTCATTGTAAATATGGAATGGGATACAGTTCCTGCAGTTGTTGATACAGCCGGACACTTTGTTTACAAAGATATTTGGACAAATTTGGGTTCACATGTTTGCGTAGCAGCTACAGCAGGTGTAAATGATAACCCATCAGAATTGAATCTGAATATTTACCCCAATCCTGTAATTACCGACCGTTTTACTATTAATTCGTCTTTACCGGTTAAAGAAGTTGAGATTTTCTCAGTTATTGGCCAGCGGGTTTATGCTCACACCTATAAAAAAGGACAAAAGCAGTTGGAAGTAGGCCCTCTTTCTTTAGAAAAAGGAATGTACATGGTACGTGTAACCTCTAATGATGGCGTTACAAGTGTCAAAAAAATTCTGGCTAACTAG
- a CDS encoding endonuclease/exonuclease/phosphatase family protein, with product MKKLNCLRLCKKLLLVFLVVISMQSCAQGQKLNTTCIAFYNLENMYDTIDDPRIDDADFLPSGNYNWTEARYQAKLSNMAKVISGLGAEFVAGGPSVIGLAEVENRGVLEDLINTPMLRDKGYRIIHYNSPDERGIDVALLYKSNDFKVSNTTSNRLVIPEQKDFHTRDQLVVTGELDGEKISVIVNHWPSRRSGPEYRKEAARLCRHLSDSLMREDKNARILIMGDMNDDPADSSVFDVLGAKGLRENLRKGELFNPMWMIHHNGRGTLTYRDNWNLFDQIIVSQALLSKKAKGWKLDHADICNEKFLFEQEGKYAGNPFRTYAGRKYLGGYSDHLPVFLILNKQN from the coding sequence ATGAAAAAATTGAACTGTTTGAGGTTGTGTAAAAAATTACTTCTTGTTTTTTTGGTTGTGATATCGATGCAATCCTGTGCTCAGGGTCAGAAGTTAAATACGACATGTATTGCTTTCTATAACCTTGAGAATATGTATGATACTATAGATGATCCCCGGATTGATGATGCTGATTTTCTTCCTTCAGGAAATTATAATTGGACTGAAGCACGTTATCAGGCAAAACTTTCAAATATGGCTAAGGTGATTTCAGGTCTGGGGGCTGAATTCGTTGCCGGAGGCCCTTCTGTTATAGGATTGGCAGAGGTGGAGAACCGCGGTGTGTTGGAAGATTTAATAAACACTCCCATGCTTCGGGATAAAGGTTACCGGATTATTCATTATAACTCGCCGGATGAACGAGGAATAGATGTGGCTTTACTTTATAAATCAAATGATTTTAAAGTTTCAAATACTACATCCAACCGTTTGGTAATTCCTGAACAAAAAGATTTTCATACCCGCGATCAGTTGGTTGTAACCGGTGAGCTGGATGGTGAGAAAATTAGTGTAATTGTTAATCACTGGCCTTCGCGCCGCAGTGGACCGGAATACCGTAAGGAAGCAGCCAGGCTGTGCCGCCATTTAAGCGATTCGCTGATGCGAGAGGATAAAAATGCCAGAATCCTCATTATGGGAGATATGAATGATGATCCTGCCGATAGCAGTGTTTTTGATGTATTGGGAGCTAAAGGGCTCAGGGAAAACCTCCGGAAAGGAGAGTTGTTTAATCCTATGTGGATGATACACCACAATGGACGCGGAACATTAACATACCGCGACAACTGGAATCTTTTTGATCAAATAATTGTGTCTCAAGCCTTGCTATCTAAAAAAGCGAAGGGGTGGAAGCTAGATCATGCTGATATTTGTAATGAGAAATTCCTGTTTGAACAGGAAGGTAAATATGCCGGAAATCCGTTCAGAACTTATGCAGGACGTAAGTATCTGGGTGGATATAGTGATCATCTGCCTGTTTTCCTGATTCTGAATAAACAGAATTAG
- a CDS encoding polyprenol monophosphomannose synthase, with amino-acid sequence MKDSLVVIPTFNEKENIERIIRKVFSLSKEFDILIVEDNSPDGTAAIVRRLMQEFPNRLFMEERKGKLGLGTAYIHGFKWALGRSYSFVFEMDADFSHNPDDLLKLYDACANQGADVAIGSRYIKGVNVVNWPMGRVLMSYFASYYVRIVTGMKIMDTTAGFKCYRRGLLETIDFDCIKFTGYAFQIEMKYTAWKLGFKIIEVPIIFTDRTEGESKMSRGIFREAILGVIQLRFKRIRPRKAA; translated from the coding sequence GTGAAAGATAGTCTGGTCGTTATCCCAACATTCAACGAAAAGGAAAATATTGAACGTATTATCCGTAAGGTTTTTTCGTTGAGCAAAGAGTTTGATATCCTAATTGTGGAAGACAATTCACCTGATGGCACTGCAGCCATTGTGCGAAGGCTGATGCAGGAATTTCCAAACCGTTTGTTTATGGAAGAGCGCAAAGGCAAGCTGGGATTAGGTACAGCCTACATTCATGGCTTTAAATGGGCTCTTGGCCGTAGCTATAGTTTTGTTTTTGAGATGGATGCCGATTTTTCGCACAATCCCGACGATTTGCTGAAACTTTATGATGCCTGTGCCAATCAGGGCGCCGATGTTGCCATAGGATCCAGGTATATAAAAGGAGTGAATGTTGTTAACTGGCCTATGGGCAGGGTGTTGATGTCGTATTTTGCTTCCTACTATGTGCGTATTGTTACCGGTATGAAAATTATGGATACAACTGCCGGTTTTAAATGTTACCGGCGCGGGTTGCTTGAAACAATTGATTTCGATTGTATCAAATTTACCGGTTATGCCTTTCAGATAGAAATGAAGTATACAGCCTGGAAGCTTGGATTCAAAATCATTGAAGTACCCATCATTTTTACCGATCGTACTGAAGGAGAATCCAAGATGAGCAGGGGTATTTTCAGGGAAGCCATCCTTGGGGTTATACAGCTCCGATTTAAACGTATCAGACCCAGAAAGGCTGCCTGA
- a CDS encoding dihydroorotase — MKKKYLILGATIINEGHAFKGSVLINNGLISMIMPGEFSGMDGVEIIDGEGKWLLPGVIDDQVHFRDPGLTHKGDIYTESRAAVAGGVTSYMEMPNTVPNTLTQLLLEEKYRMASEKSLANFSFYMGASNDNLSEILNTDPLTVCGIKVFMGASTGNMLVDNPETLENIFKFAPTLVAVHCEDEETIRTNTKAAINKYGETIPFSAHPEIRSSEACYKSSSLAVKLAKKYNTRLHILHLSTASELDLLSRSQANADKRITAEVCVHHLWFSDNDYDKLGPKIKWNPSIKAVSDREALRNALLDGRLDVVATDHAPHTGEEKSRPYSSCPSGGPLVQHSLAAMLELCHSNQLSPAMVVEKMCHAPARIFSIDRRGFIRQGYHADLVLVDPNAPWTVRPENILYKCGWSPFEGQTFHSKITHTFVGGHLAWHNGVFDESETGCRLLFNRQ; from the coding sequence ATGAAAAAGAAATATCTGATTTTAGGCGCAACCATCATTAATGAAGGGCATGCTTTTAAAGGCAGTGTTTTAATCAACAATGGCCTTATCAGCATGATTATGCCCGGCGAATTTTCGGGTATGGATGGTGTAGAGATTATTGATGGGGAAGGGAAATGGCTGTTGCCTGGAGTGATTGATGATCAGGTGCATTTCCGTGATCCGGGGCTTACCCACAAGGGCGATATTTATACCGAAAGCCGCGCCGCTGTAGCAGGTGGAGTTACCTCTTATATGGAAATGCCCAACACTGTCCCCAATACCCTCACCCAGCTGCTACTCGAAGAGAAATATCGCATGGCTTCAGAAAAGTCACTTGCCAATTTCTCATTTTATATGGGTGCTTCGAATGACAACCTGAGTGAAATTTTAAATACAGACCCTCTGACTGTATGCGGCATAAAAGTTTTTATGGGTGCCTCTACGGGAAATATGCTGGTTGATAACCCCGAAACCCTTGAAAATATTTTCAAATTTGCGCCTACTCTTGTAGCTGTGCATTGTGAGGATGAAGAAACCATCAGAACTAATACTAAAGCCGCTATCAACAAATACGGGGAAACTATCCCTTTTTCGGCCCACCCCGAAATTAGAAGCAGTGAAGCTTGCTACAAATCAAGCTCGCTTGCTGTAAAACTGGCGAAGAAATACAATACCCGCCTGCATATCCTGCATCTTTCAACCGCATCTGAACTTGATTTGTTGTCTCGCAGCCAGGCTAATGCTGATAAAAGAATTACAGCCGAGGTTTGCGTACATCATTTGTGGTTTTCGGATAATGATTACGATAAACTTGGCCCTAAAATTAAATGGAATCCTTCAATAAAGGCTGTTTCAGACAGGGAAGCACTTCGCAATGCTTTGCTTGATGGTCGCCTGGATGTGGTAGCAACTGACCATGCCCCGCATACTGGCGAAGAAAAATCCAGGCCTTATTCCTCATGTCCGTCAGGCGGGCCGCTTGTGCAGCATTCTCTGGCAGCCATGCTCGAATTATGTCACAGCAATCAGCTTTCGCCTGCTATGGTGGTTGAAAAAATGTGTCATGCGCCGGCCCGTATTTTCAGCATCGATCGCCGGGGCTTTATCAGACAAGGGTATCATGCCGATCTCGTATTGGTTGACCCGAATGCTCCCTGGACTGTTAGACCTGAGAATATTCTCTATAAATGTGGCTGGTCTCCTTTTGAAGGACAGACTTTTCATTCAAAAATTACACATACCTTTGTGGGCGGTCACCTGGCCTGGCACAACGGTGTTTTTGATGAAAGTGAAACAGGTTGCAGGTTGCTATTTAACAGACAATAA
- a CDS encoding flavodoxin domain-containing protein has translation MKTAIIYRSHHGTTEKVAYMLSEALGKDSTDLFNLKLNEKADLNKYDQIIIGGSIHAGNIQKRVKEFCNSNLDVLLKKPLGLFLSCMEEEKAREQFDLAFPEVLRNHAKSCKLTGGEFNFERMNFIEKLLVKKIAGVTDSVSKIDESKVFEMVEEMSA, from the coding sequence ATGAAAACGGCAATTATTTATCGCTCACATCACGGAACAACTGAAAAAGTGGCCTATATGCTAAGTGAAGCATTAGGGAAGGACAGCACTGATTTGTTCAATCTTAAGTTAAACGAAAAGGCAGATTTGAATAAGTATGATCAGATAATAATCGGGGGTTCTATTCATGCCGGCAATATTCAAAAACGTGTAAAGGAATTTTGCAACAGCAACCTGGATGTGCTTTTAAAAAAGCCGTTAGGCCTTTTCCTAAGTTGTATGGAAGAAGAGAAAGCCCGTGAGCAGTTTGACCTTGCCTTTCCTGAAGTGCTGCGAAATCATGCCAAAAGTTGCAAACTTACTGGCGGAGAGTTTAATTTTGAGCGAATGAATTTCATTGAAAAACTATTGGTGAAAAAAATTGCAGGAGTAACGGATTCTGTTTCAAAAATTGATGAATCCAAAGTGTTTGAGATGGTTGAGGAGATGTCTGCCTGA
- a CDS encoding DUF4968 domain-containing protein codes for MKSKLYSHFLALLTLLFLSLAAHAQQTDRQFKSIKVLGDKLELEVSDGKYFIAPQSDKIVHVTFYPAGQATHNFSFAVEEKINKVDFTFIEEGNLIDIGSKGLTIKITKSPFKIAYYFKERLLISENQGFIPTDTLQLINFSIDKDEILYGGGARVLGMNRRGNRLQLYNRAHYGYETHSPLMNYTLPLFLSSKQYAVLFDNASAGYLDLDSKSKNEITYETVGGTPNYYVIAADNWYDLVDQYTGLTGRQPLPPRWAFGNFSSRFGYHSQAETESTVKKFFKDGIPLDAVIIDIYWFGKEIKGTMGNLDWYRDSFPRPEKMIERFKKKGVKTILVTEPFILTTSNRWQEAVDNKVLATDGKGNPYTYDFYFGNTGLIDIYDPKARTWFWDIYKKFTSQGIGGWWGDLGEPEVHPSALQHIAGSADELHNSYGHEWARLIYEGYQKDFPQQRPFILMRAGYAGSQRYGMIPWTGDVSRSWGGLVPQPEISLQMGMQGLAYMHSDLGGFAGGDTMNNELYTRWLQYGVFQPIYRPHAQEHIPAEPVFQNEITKNLVKKSIELRYKLIPYIYNMAFENSRTGKPLMIPLFFNETQNQKLLTYDKAYMWGDAFLVSPVKEPGVKTQNIYLPEGTSWTDFYTGNIYPGGQEITFPLTIDNIPVFVKGGSFIPMLQKAENTKNYSLKTFDLHYYADSLVAESRYKLYNDNGETPQAFEKGNYEMMNFTATSTGNTLRFLIQKNRMSKQLNQSDNEITLLVHNLAGKPAGVKINNSYTSPKSWKWDENNKLLEIKVTCPMKGESIEIVKNLY; via the coding sequence ATGAAATCGAAACTCTACAGCCATTTTTTAGCACTGCTAACACTGTTATTCCTGTCGTTAGCTGCGCATGCGCAACAAACTGACCGACAGTTTAAGAGCATTAAAGTGCTGGGCGATAAGCTTGAACTTGAAGTAAGCGATGGCAAATATTTTATTGCACCGCAAAGTGACAAGATTGTTCATGTTACTTTTTATCCGGCAGGACAGGCAACACATAATTTTTCTTTTGCTGTTGAAGAGAAAATTAACAAAGTTGATTTCACATTTATTGAAGAAGGTAATCTTATTGATATAGGCTCAAAAGGACTCACGATTAAAATCACCAAATCACCCTTTAAAATCGCTTATTACTTTAAAGAAAGGTTGTTAATTTCCGAAAATCAAGGCTTTATACCAACAGACACTTTGCAGTTGATTAATTTTTCGATTGACAAAGATGAGATTCTTTACGGCGGAGGAGCCAGAGTACTTGGAATGAATCGTCGCGGAAACCGGCTACAGTTATACAACCGCGCTCATTACGGATATGAAACACATTCACCTTTAATGAACTACACATTGCCACTATTCTTGTCGTCAAAACAATATGCAGTACTATTCGACAATGCCAGCGCCGGATACCTTGATTTAGACAGCAAAAGCAAAAACGAAATTACTTATGAAACAGTTGGTGGTACGCCAAACTACTATGTGATTGCAGCCGACAACTGGTATGACCTGGTTGACCAATATACTGGTCTGACAGGCAGACAGCCATTGCCTCCCCGTTGGGCGTTCGGCAATTTCAGCAGTCGATTTGGATATCATTCGCAGGCTGAAACTGAATCAACAGTTAAAAAATTCTTTAAAGATGGAATTCCACTTGATGCTGTAATAATAGATATTTATTGGTTTGGCAAAGAAATTAAGGGCACCATGGGTAATCTTGACTGGTATAGAGATAGTTTCCCAAGGCCTGAAAAAATGATAGAGCGATTCAAAAAGAAGGGTGTGAAAACAATACTGGTTACAGAGCCTTTTATTCTCACAACATCCAACCGCTGGCAGGAGGCTGTTGACAACAAAGTACTGGCCACCGACGGAAAAGGCAACCCTTACACTTATGACTTCTACTTTGGCAATACCGGACTTATCGACATTTACGATCCTAAAGCCAGAACATGGTTTTGGGATATTTATAAAAAGTTTACCAGCCAGGGTATTGGCGGATGGTGGGGCGATTTAGGTGAACCGGAAGTACATCCATCAGCATTACAACACATTGCAGGCTCTGCTGACGAATTGCATAACTCATACGGACACGAATGGGCCAGACTGATTTACGAAGGATATCAAAAGGATTTCCCCCAGCAAAGGCCCTTTATTCTGATGCGTGCTGGTTATGCTGGTTCACAAAGGTATGGAATGATACCATGGACCGGAGATGTTAGCCGTAGCTGGGGAGGACTTGTTCCTCAACCTGAAATATCACTGCAAATGGGAATGCAGGGGCTTGCCTATATGCATTCAGACCTCGGAGGTTTTGCCGGAGGCGACACCATGAACAACGAACTTTATACCCGATGGCTTCAATATGGAGTATTTCAACCCATATATCGTCCTCATGCACAGGAACATATCCCCGCTGAGCCCGTTTTCCAAAATGAAATCACTAAAAACCTCGTTAAAAAATCAATTGAACTCAGGTATAAACTGATACCTTACATTTATAATATGGCTTTTGAAAACAGCCGTACCGGAAAACCATTGATGATTCCGCTTTTCTTTAATGAAACCCAAAACCAGAAGTTGCTGACATACGACAAAGCCTATATGTGGGGCGATGCATTCCTTGTGTCACCAGTAAAAGAACCCGGCGTAAAAACACAAAATATTTACTTGCCGGAAGGAACATCATGGACCGATTTCTATACAGGAAATATATACCCGGGCGGACAAGAAATTACCTTTCCATTAACCATTGACAATATTCCTGTGTTTGTAAAGGGCGGGTCGTTTATTCCAATGTTACAAAAAGCAGAAAACACTAAAAATTATTCGCTCAAAACCTTTGATTTGCATTATTATGCCGACAGTTTAGTTGCCGAAAGCAGATACAAATTATATAATGACAATGGAGAAACTCCCCAAGCCTTTGAAAAGGGTAATTATGAGATGATGAATTTTACTGCAACATCAACCGGCAACACGCTCAGGTTTCTGATTCAAAAAAACAGAATGAGCAAACAATTAAACCAATCTGACAACGAAATTACGCTTTTGGTGCACAATCTGGCTGGTAAGCCAGCAGGTGTAAAAATAAACAACTCATACACCAGTCCCAAGTCCTGGAAATGGGACGAAAACAATAAGTTACTTGAGATAAAAGTCACATGCCCGATGAAAGGAGAGAGCATCGAAATTGTAAAAAATCTCTATTAA
- a CDS encoding carbohydrate kinase family protein produces MKNVFVAGGVSIDSIIYLPEFPAPVPQTIHECRFNETIGSTGSGKALNLSRLGFDVYLHALIGDDSFGKKAIESLNKPNLHFQFDNFRGGTERHTNLMNAAGERISIFTNNIAEEPPLSYQQFHPFINAADFIVINLSGYTKKILPMVKASGKPVWTDLHDYDGKNPWHKDFVKYSDYVLMSSDNLPDYRPFMQKMIDEGKELVVVTHGKKGSTGLTKDGHWYEAEALTDFNLIDSNGAGDAYFSGFLYGFSNGYSMHKCMQMGSIAGALCVNSDQLFHPELSTSLLENLFNKHFSK; encoded by the coding sequence ATGAAAAATGTATTTGTTGCTGGAGGCGTATCTATTGACAGCATTATTTATCTTCCTGAATTTCCCGCTCCTGTTCCCCAGACCATACATGAGTGCCGGTTTAATGAAACCATTGGATCGACCGGAAGCGGAAAAGCACTAAACCTAAGCCGGCTGGGATTTGACGTTTATTTGCATGCTTTAATTGGGGATGACAGTTTTGGGAAAAAAGCAATTGAATCATTGAACAAACCGAATCTGCATTTTCAATTTGACAATTTCCGGGGTGGCACTGAGCGCCATACTAATTTGATGAATGCTGCCGGAGAAAGAATCTCAATATTTACAAATAATATTGCAGAAGAACCTCCTTTAAGCTATCAGCAGTTTCATCCCTTTATAAATGCGGCTGATTTTATTGTCATCAACCTGAGTGGATATACAAAAAAAATTCTGCCAATGGTTAAAGCTTCCGGCAAACCCGTGTGGACAGACCTGCATGACTACGACGGTAAAAATCCATGGCATAAAGACTTTGTCAAATACAGTGATTATGTTCTGATGAGCTCTGACAACCTTCCGGATTACCGGCCTTTCATGCAAAAAATGATTGATGAAGGAAAGGAGCTGGTTGTAGTAACACATGGGAAAAAAGGTTCAACCGGTTTGACCAAAGACGGACATTGGTATGAAGCAGAAGCACTCACAGATTTTAATCTCATTGACAGTAACGGGGCCGGCGATGCCTATTTCAGCGGTTTTTTATACGGATTTTCTAATGGATATTCCATGCACAAATGCATGCAGATGGGAAGTATTGCCGGAGCTCTTTGCGTGAATTCCGATCAGCTTTTTCATCCGGAACTTAGCACATCACTGCTTGAAAATTTGTTCAACAAGCATTTCTCAAAATAG